A genomic window from Solanum dulcamara chromosome 11, daSolDulc1.2, whole genome shotgun sequence includes:
- the LOC129874439 gene encoding uncharacterized protein LOC129874439, translating into MSATAHDFELVRIQTHVLKVQINCHGCMRKVKKLLKRIEGVYQVKMDVDEQVVIVSGNVDSATLIKKLSKSGKHAELLSENPMENQKAELLYNWFNDDFHQNEGALNWCEDEKTQNRALLNWLNNNKHQNQMYGSYNSLGTSKRSPMCAPIERGFDHWNNKQFLDQSIRIDSLSAEANQNLCALGNMDYPYNVQEESIINNAVFGRTSSFGDLQSLQGRRNSMVDFQGLRNNNLSFAPNQGLRSINSRFADLGSEDSVLQNLHTGQGAYGYQPRPFSEMNDRQAYHYKYPASTMTSFLDYPSTMMNSYRQNSHGNGIDNFTSDIYTYQPGRILYQTPYGVFPPNYSHTWNMNNYNN; encoded by the exons ATGTCTGCTACTGCCCATGACTTTGAGCTTGTGAGAATTCAG ACTCATGTTCTTAAAGTTCAGATCAACTGTCATGGATGCATGCGGAAGGTGAAGAAACTGCTTAAAAGAATTGAAG GGGTTTATCAAGTGAAAATGGATGTTGATGAACAAGTTGTCATAGTATCTGGGAATGTGGACTCTGCAACACTGATCAAGAAGCTAAGCAAATCTGGGAAACATGCAGAGCTTTTATCAGAGAACCCAATGGAAAACCAAAAAGCAGAACTACTCTATAACTGGTTCAATGATGACTTTCACCAAAACGAGGGAGCTCTAAACTGGTGTGAGGATGAGAAGACTCAAAACAGAGCACTCCTTAACTGGCTCAATAATAACAAGCATCAAAACCAAATGTACGGATCATACAACTCTCTTGGAACCTCCAAGAGAAGTCCTATGTGTGCCCCTATTGAACGAGGCTTCGATCATTGGAACAACAAACAGTTTCTGGACCAAAGTATCCGAATTGACTCTCTCTCAGCTGAGGCAAATCAGAACCTTTGTGCACTAGGAAACATGGATTATCCATATAATGTTCAGGAAGAAAGCATCATTAACAATGCAGTTTTCGGAAGAACTTCTTCATTTGGAGATCTCCAAAGTCTACAAGGTAGAAGAAATTCAATGGTTGATTTTCAAGGTCTCCGAAACAATAATCTTAGTTTTGCTCCAAACCAAGGTCTCAGAAGTATTAATTCCCGTTTTGCTGATTTGGGAAGTGAAGATTCAGTACTACAAAACTTACACACTGGTCAAGGGGCATATGGATATCAACCAAGGCCATTCAGTGAGATGAATGACAGGCAGGCTTACCATTACAAATATCCAGCTTCAACAATGACGTCTTTTTTAGATTATCCTTCAACAATGATGAACTCTTACAGGCAGAACAGCCATGGCAATGGCATTGACAACTTCACCAGTGATATTTACACATATCAACCAGGAAGGATTCTCTATCAGACACCCTATGGTGTCTTCCCACCCAATTACAGCCATACTTGGAACATGAATAACTATAACAATTGA